A genome region from Ctenopharyngodon idella isolate HZGC_01 chromosome 5, HZGC01, whole genome shotgun sequence includes the following:
- the LOC127512517 gene encoding chemerin-like receptor 1, with the protein MDPALETDHDYSDIENELKNHAKNIPVDLPVGYCKEAACVITVILNVIIFLLGIVGNGAVIWITGFKMKKSVNTTWYLSLALSDFIFCATLPFIISRIVTDDWIFGLFMCKFTSFVMTINMYSSIFILVIISVDRCIIVKFPVWAQNRRTIKKASLVVMMVWFVSALLSIPPAKFRDITDITHDSRTVKCYNNYKDHHSTIVYTRFTFGFLIPFLTISTCYSVLICKLRENQVSKLTKPYKIMTLLITTFFVCWLPFHITSILEVGKTKHDPVFHTAQQISAALATANSFINPFLYAFMAKDLKKKCYSFLSKIESAFDEETRSAFQRTTNTNSVDNRLSTAV; encoded by the coding sequence ATGGATCCAGCTCTAGAAACAGATCACGACTACAGTGATATTGAAAATGAGCTTAAAAATCACGCAAAAAACATTCCTGTGGATTTACCTGTTGGATACTGCAAGGAAGCAGCATGTGTAATCACAGTTATTCTTAATGTGATCATATTCCTTCTTGGCATCGTTGGAAATGGTGCGGTGATCTGGATTACTGGTTTTAAGATGAAGAAGTCAGTGAACACCACCTGGTACCTGAGCCTGGCTTTGTCTGACTTCATTTTCTGCGCTACTCTCCCTTTCATCATTAGCAGAATAGTTACGGATGACTGGATCTTTGGGCTCTTCATGTGCAAGTTCACCTCTTTTGTTATGACCATCAATATGTACAGCAGCATTTTCATCCTGGTCATCATTAGTGTGGATCGCTGCATCATAGTCAAGTTTCCTGTCTGGGCCCAAAATCGACGCACTATAAAGAAAGCTTCTTTAGTTGTTATGATGGTTTGGTTTGTGTCTGCTTTGCTTAGCATTCCACCTGCCAAATTTAGAGATATTACAGATATTACACATGACTCACGTACGGTCAAATGTTATAACAACTATAAAGATCACCACAGTACCATTGTGTACACACGCTTTACTTTTGGGTTTTTAATTCCGTTCCTGACCATTTCCACCTGTTACTCCGTCCTGATCTGTAAACTTAGAGAAAACCAAGTTTCCAAACTCACCAAGCCGTACAAGATCATGACATTACTGATTACTACTTTTTTTGTCTGTTGGTTGCCATTTCACATTACTTCTATTCTAGAGGTGGGCAAAACTAAGCATGATCCTGTCTTTCACACGGCCCAACAAATATCTGCAGCCCTTGCCACTGCAAACAGCTTTATAAACCCATTCCTCTATGCATTCATGGCCAAGGATTTGAAGAAGAAATGCTATTCC